From Candidatus Melainabacteria bacterium:
TTCTTCAAGCTCATCTTCAAGCTCATCTTCAAGTTCATCATCAAGTTCGTCATCATCGAGTTCATCCTCTTCAAGTGGAAGTTCATCCAGTTCATCGTCATCATCATCAAGTTCGTCATCATCGAGTTCATCCTCTTCAAGTGGAAGTTCATCCAGTTCATCGTCATCATCATCAAGTTCTTCTTCAAGTTCATCCTCTTCAAGTGGAAGTTCATCCAGTTCATCGTCATCTTCATCAAGTTCATCATCAAGTAGTTCATCAAGTTCGTCATCTTCTTCGGGCGGCTCTTCAGGACGATCTTCCAGTTCTTCATCTTCCGAAGTTTTTGATTATACACCGGTAGAGGGTTTTTTGTGGGCTAGATTCGCAGGACAGCAGGACCGTCTTTTGGGAAAATTTACACTTTTAAAAAGTGGCGATGTTGTTATCTCAAATTCTATAAGCGTTACACATCCTAGTTCTGGTCTTCCTACTACTTATAATATTTCATTCCGATCGTCTGGGGTGAATCATTTCTACTCCTTCTATCTTTTTATAAACAGTAGCCGCATTCCATCTAGAAGAGGAACAGAGGATGTATTTCTTTATAGCAATCAAAGTTTTGTTTCGATACAAATACCTTTTGAAGCCAGTCCCGGTGTTTATGTTGTGGATCTACGATTCCAAAGGAAGGCATATTAGACAGGTAGCGATATAGATTCAAACGGCCACGAAATATAGATATATCTTACATTCCGCAAGTCAATTGAAAATTGAGGTACTTTGATAAATTACACCATTTAAATCTTTGTAAACTTTGTTTGACAAAAAGCAAGATTTCTTTTAAGTAAATTTTGTACTGGGTCTCCTACATTTGGGATAACTTCTTCTTCCTGTCTATGATAACTGTGGTTAATTAAATCAAGGAATGGTTTTCTAGAATATGCTTCAAAAGGATTTCCAACAGCACCACAAATATTTATACCTAAAGTTGCAGAAACTATTCCATATGGACTTAAATGTAAATCAAAATTTGTGTTTTCTTTTGCATGAGCTATGCCTAGAGGTATAGAAGCTACTCCTGTATAACCAAACTCATCATAAGAAAGAAAATTAATCTTATGAAAATGAGACATGAAATCAAACAAGTCTTTTTCTTTATCTGTTAAGCTTTTATAAAATTGATTAAAAAGAAATTCTTTTTCACCCCTTAAATCTTTTTCTCTTGCTTTTATAACATTAAAAAAACATCTACATGGTTCTATAATGTCTACTTTCTTAGTATTAATTAGATCTTTGCAATAATTATCAATCAAAGGTTTTAATTCACTTCTTATATCTTTAGTGAGTCCAATTTCGTCACGAATATGCAAAAATATATTTATCTCAATTTTATCTAAAAAACCATTGTTAATTTGAGGAAAGAACAAATGATCTAAAGAATTAATTGATACTGGCAAATTTTCTAAAAGTTCTGAAAGGGTATACTCAGCACAATGTTCTGCAATAAGTTTTGCAATTTCTTTTGATCTTAAATAACCATTAATGTCTAAGGTAAAAAGTTTATAAATCTTATCTAGATTGGTTTCATCTGGTGGATTTGAATAATTATGAACTACTCTGTCTTCTTCGTCTATAATATTTCTTTCTTTGGCAAAACATATTTTACCTTGAGGTTCTTCTTCTTTGCTAACAACTGTAGCAGCACAGCCATCTGCATAATTAATTTGCTCGTAAAATTTTCTTGGATCCCTATAAATAGAGTTTACTGCTATAGCAAGAATAATAGCAGTTTTACTTTTCCCTAATTCCATTCTGTCATTTGCACGTTCTAAAGTTTTAAGCCATCCTACACATCCTTCTGAAATAGTTTCATTATGCCATCCTTCAAGAATCTCTCTTGAAATATCTTTGTTTTTACTTGTAATTCCTTCTTTTTGAAGTTTAGATAAAATTCTTTTTGATAAAGTAGGATCTCCAGCTCTTGCTGTTGTTGAAGCTACATAAAGACTATCTACTTGTTCTAAATCAACCTTTTTACCAGTCACTAATTTACGAAGAGCGGCAACTCCAAGTTCAACTGCTGGATCGTAATGCTGTTTCGATGAAGATCCTGGTGCATTTGACTTAACTATAAATTTTTGTTTTGGTCCATTAATGTTTATATTTTCTGGTAATTCTTTATAAAGCTCTCTAAATCTTTTTCCCCCTTTAGTAGGTAAAAATCTTAAATAAGATCTAACTCCTAATGAATCTTTAACCATTTGAGCTAGTTGTCCCCGATCAATACATTGACCAGGAACATCACAAGAAGGTAAGACTTTAGTAACACTTCTTATAGAAATAACAGACATTAAGACTTCCTATACTTTAAGGCTTTAGCAGAAACATTATTTATAAAATTATTTAAACTTTAGCATGCTAGTTGCAAAATTACAAGCAAGCTTTCAAAGAATGTATGAGCAGGCATACAAATAGTTTATTTTCTACCAAGGGGTTTACACGTAACTTCCTATCCTATAAAATAACAAGTAATTTATAGAAACAAATGGTATATCATTCTGCTAAAGTTTACAGTACAGCTCTGTTTAGTAGGAACGGCTTTCTACCTAAGCTTTCTACAAATCAAATTAATCCACTTAGACAACCGACTCTTTATCAGTTAAATTTTCATGAATTAGATGACAGCTATTTAGAAAAATTAATTCAAACAAATATTTATCCAGGACAAAATGAATTACCTCAAGATCACATAAGAGCAATAGAAGCTAGAGCTTTGATTAATTCTTTATCCGAAGAACAAAAAACTAAATTTATTAAAGTTGTAAAAGCATTTGATTTGGACAAAGAAAATCTAGACAAGATTAAAGGAATGATTATTGCAGGTGGGGAAATAAGAGTAATAGCTTCATCTGGAATAATCATGGTTATTAATGTACTAACACAGCTTCTTGGTATAAAACTAAAACAATTTCATGGTACTTCAGCAGGGTCCATCCATGCTGCCTCGCAAGCTGTTCATTCTTTAAATTCTTGTACTTTTAAAAATTCAGCAGACACTAATTTTATAGATTATGTACCAGACAGAAAAAAACTTGAAAGAGAATGGATTTTACCTTTTTTAATTGAAGGTTATCAACTTCATACTGGCAAAAAAACTTCTGAAATAACAAGAGAACATTTAGATGAACTTGGTACAGAAGTTCATTTATATGTTGCAGAGTTACCAAGAAGAATATTTCCATTTAATTATTTAAACCCTGATGTGTATCCACTGCCAAATGATATTAAGTCAATGCCAATTGCTTATGCGGCTAGTGCATCTTCAAATATGCCAGGATTATTTTTTAATCCATTGGATAAAACTTTTGGAAATTGTTCTCATATAGACAATGATGGCAAAAAACATTATGTTTTTGATCCTGGTCTTCATCCTAATCATTCCTTGCCAGTTGAATTTTCTTTAGCTCATGATATCCAAAGATTTAAAAAGGGACTAACAAACGCCATACCATTTTATTTTATTGTAGGAAATAAGAGAGTAAAAGATTCTAAGATTCCTGAAAAAGAAAAAAGAGAATTTTATAAAAATACTACACTTACTGAACGAGCAATTATAAACCTAAGTAAATTTATTGATAAGTTTTGTGGGGATCCAAGACAAAAAGTAGAAGAAATTGGTGCTCAAAGGGCCTATGTAGAAGCCACTTGCATTACTAAAGATCCAAGTACTGGTGAAATTGCTATGTTAAACACAGGGAATTTAAATATTTCAAAAGCTAAAAGAGAAGTTTTAATTTGTGCAAATATTCCTACAAAAGATTTTAAAGATCTTGAGTTCCAATCTACAATTGATCAATTATATGAGAATCTAGTTGATGAAGAATATATAAGATCAAATGGAAAAAAAGGTTTAAGCCCTTATCAAAAATATTTTAATGATATTGTCTGTGCAAATGACATAAAAATGGGTAGGCTTGAAACCTACCCTTCTTATCCTTGGATCTCTTTGTAAGATTACAGATCGCAAGGCCTAACTGTGCTTCTGCCATTTTCTTTGCAACGTTGCATTGCACATTTAAGCATTTCTTCTACCTTACCTGATAATGCTTCAAGTAAATCACCATCAGTTCTTAGATCAGATTCTTTTATAAAATCTTTTACTTTTGAGCCAACTACTAATTGTTCCTTTGCCATAGCTATCTCCTTTTTTACTTTTTTACTCCTAATTCCTTTTTATAATAAGGAATCTAACTAACAGTGAAATATATTACCGATAACTATGCAAATTTGCTAGTATCATTTAATATATTCATAAATAGCCTGAAATAAATAAATACAAGAAATTTGAAATTTGGCTAAAATTCACTAAAATTTGAATAGGATTTAACAAATTGAACAGGGTATTAAAAAGTTGGATATAAAAAAATTAACTGAAGAAGAACTTAAGCTTAACCTAAGTAAACTTTCAGGTTGGGCAATTGAAAGTGGAAAGTTACATAAGCTTTTTAAGTTTAAAAACTTCAACCAGGCAATTTCTTTTATGGTAAGTGTAGGGATGGTGTGTGAAAAAATGAACCATCACCCAGAATGGTCAAATGTCTATGGAAATGTTGATGTAAGACTTACTACACACAAAGTAGCTGGAGTTACAGAACTTGATTTTCAGTTAGCAGAAAAAATGGATAATATTTCTATTTGTAATTACTCAGGTGGCTCTGCGGTGACGTAGCTCCTCGAGCCACCTTTCCGTGAAGGATAACCTAAGATAAATTAATGTGCTGAGTAGTTACTTCTATTCAAGATGTACAATCACTACAGCAAAATGCTCATACTTCAGTCCTTTAGTTAATTTATTTGTTAGATCTTCTTTACAAGAAGTAGATCCTTCTTCTAAAAATGAAACCCCTAAAGCTTGTAAAATATTTTTTATCTGTAATACTTTCATTTCATTATTTATTTTCATTCCTAAGTGTGGTTGCTTTCCGGTTGAAACAGCGCCTTGGTTGTCAACTAGAATCATAAGTATTGGATGATCTTTGCTAACTGCTTCACAAATTCCAGGAAATGCACTGTGAAAAAAATTAGAATCACCTACATAAGCTATTCCTTTAAAAGGAAGTTCTTCTCCCTTCCTTTTATACGCTTCAATTCCACCAGATAAATAAGAAATCACTGAGCCCATAGTAGTCTCCATATGTAACAGATCCTCATATCCGGGTGTATCAGGTATTCTAGAAGATTGACCTGCGTCACCACAAAAAAGTGGTCTACAATTTACTTTCCTAACTGCTTCTCTTAAACACTTAAGCATAATTAAATATGATGAGCCTTCTTCAAAAGCAGATGCTTTTGAGATTACTTTATGCTTTGGGAAAACTGGTGCTATATTTGTTTCTAAAGCTTGAACTGAAATTTTTAAATCATCATCTCTAAACTCACCAATCTTTCTAACACAATCATTATTTTTTCCTAGAATTGGAATTTTAAAACCATGTCTATGAGCCAAATCTCTAATTAAGATTTCAAGCAAGGGTTCACCTTGATCTATCACTAAAATCTTTTCTTTTAATCTCATGAAATTTAAAATTGTATTTTCAGGCAAAGGAAATACTGTAACAAGTTTTAAAAGTGAAATGTTTTTTACTAGTAATCCTTCAAGCTCTAGCTGTGTAGCTGGAAATCCACTTGCAACAATACCTAACTTAGAATCAGAATTTTTTATAATGTTTAATCCTGATTCATTAAAATATTCTTTTAATTTTCCTTGTTTTTGAATTAATTCTTCACGATCTTCTTCTACAGTGCCAAAAATAGAAAGCCATTTATTTTTTGCATCAAAAGGAATATCTACAAAATTTTCATTAAAAGAAATTTTTACTTTTTTATAATCATTTTGCTCTGCCTTATATTTTTCTTTAAGAGCTCTTCCTGTAGTTCTAATAAAGAAAGGTAGTCTTAAAATTTCAGAAAGTTCAAAAGCAATAAGAACTGAATAATAAGCACTATAAGGATCATTTGGCTCTAAAATCGGAAGTCCTGCATTAAAATATATTCCTCTTGAGTCTTCTTCATTTTGTGAATTCCATGCAGATGGATCATCACTAATAAAAAATACAAGTCCCCTGTTTATTCCAATATGATTTAAACAATAAAAATGATCACAAGCTACATTGGTTCCTACATCTTTAAAAATTACTAAGGATCTTTCACATCCAGCAACTGAGCTACCAAAAGCTTTTGCAGTAGCTACAAACTCATTAGGTAAGTAGTCTTGAACATCAATTTCTTTTATTTGTTCTCTAATTTTATTAACAAGATTTGTTGCAGGTCTGCCTGGATAGTTATATACAACTTTTACATTTGATAGTCTTACTGCTTCTGTAACAGCATCAACAATACTTGTAAAAGCAATCTTTGTACTTAAAAGTTCTTTTGTCATTAGAGGCTATTATAATGTATAATACTAAAGTCTAGAACGTTAATTTTTAAATTCATATTTATAAGTTTTATAACATGAGTACTATTACAGAAACTAATAACTTAACCTCAGGGCATTGTTATTCCTTTTCAAGGAAAGAAAATAATAAAACATGGGATACATTTAAAGATATAGCAAGCATTGTTTGTTCTAGAGAATCTACATACAGAACTGCTCTTGATATTACTGCCTTTGATGCTCCATTAATATTGTCTGATTTATTTAGAGGTATTAAAAAAACTTTAGAGTCTGCATTTGAAGGACTTTCAGGAACTGTGTTAGTTGTTATCTCACCCTTTCTAACTACTTTTACAGGTAAAGCACTTGCAAAATTTGTTTTGCCAAAAGAAATGCAAAAAGATGCAACACATCTTCTTAGATTTAGCATGTCTGAGCTCAGGGATTTTGAAAAATTCAAAAAGGCAAAAGAAAGAATAAAACTTGAAGAAGTTGAAGATAAAAACTTTTTAGCATCGTTATACAGAAGGAATGAAAAGAATAAAAATGCTGAGTATTATGAAGAACAAGGAAAACAAATTAAAGAATTCTGTGATAGATTTGAACCTACTGAAGAAAACTTGAAACTAATATATAAACTAAAAAAAACAACAATTATTGGAGAAAGTATGCTTGAAGGTGGCTATTGGGGAGGGTTTGGGCTTCTTATTAGAGCATTTAGAAAATATATTTTAAAAGAAGACAGATTTACTGGAACTATAGGGTATGCAAGCGATGAAGAAAGTCAAGCACTTGGGGAATCAGGAGATTTATCACTTTTTCAAAAGATTATTGGAACTGGTGCAATATTTGTTTCACCTGTTTTAAATTCGTTTCTTCTTGCGAAATCAGAAGATGATCAAACAGTTGAAAAAAGTAGTTTTTTAAAAGTAGCACGCGAACATCTTGATATGACTCATGGTGTTTATCCAAAGCTTGGACTTTTATTTACTCAAACCTCAGTACCAAAATGGATTGGAGTAATTACAACTTCACAAGGATGGTATGAAAGATTTGAAAGAATTTTAAAACTATTTACAGTACTTCCTTCATGGTGGCTTGGTCACAGAGTTACAAATGGCCTTTTTGCAAAATTTGCAGATGCGAAGCTTACAAAAAAATATAATTCTCAAAAAGGTATTTTAGTTGAACCTAAGTATTTAGAAGAAGTTAAAAAAGAAGATTCATTTTTTACAAAACTTTCTAAATGGTTTCCTGAGCCAGCAAAAATTCACCATGTTATGAAAACTACAGAAGAAGACAAAGTGCTACAAAATGAAGCAGAAGAATTACATGCAAAATGCTTATACAAAGGTTTTGCTTTACATTCAGCTATTGTATGGATAGTTAACATGACAATAAATTATATTACTAAGCTAAGAGTTAAATATGCACTAGGACAATAGAATTTTCAATTCTTCTTATTTACTTCACTCCAGTTATGAACTCTTGTATCTTGAAGCATAACTTTTTCTTTTACTGTGTTTTCAGTTAATGCATCATAAGCTGACTTTTTACTAAACTGGATAGAAATAAATAAATTAATAGCAAAAAACATTAAAAATAAAATTATTAAAATGAGCGAACCTTTAAGGAAAATTTGTAGTTTTGCACACTTGCCAAATAAATTATTGAATAATGTCATGTTTGTTTATTAGTATTTTAGTATAATTAAAAAGAATTACAACATGCTGTATAAAATAATAATAAATTTTGCAATTCTCCTTCCTGGCTGGGTAGCTCAGTTGGTAAGAGCGATGGATTCATAACCCATAGGTCGGCGGTTCAAATCCGCCCCCAGCTATGTTTAGAGCATAAGTAAGAAAATAATTACAATTACAATTAAGATTTTTATCTAATTATTTTATATAATTGTACTCAATTAGCAAAATTATATAAATGAAAATTCAAAAGGCAGAAACAGCATTACCTAGACTATTGCAAAGAACTGCAAAAGTTAGTTTAAATACAATTAAATGGTTTACTTATGCTTCTGTACTTCTTTTTGGGATTGCAAAACAACCAGCTTCTGCAAAAATCGTAAGTGATGCTTTTAGATTAATTGGCAAAGAACCAGTACCAACAAGGTCTAATTCGGGAGAAAGTGGATTAAGTCTTGATGATTTCCACGTAGATACTTTTTGGGCAAACCATGGATTTCAACAGGTTTTACCAGCAATAAAATCAGCAAATATTAAAGGGGATGCTCTAGATATAAATCACGATGGAATTGTTGGTAGCACGCCAGATGAACTACAAAAATTAATAACGTTATTTAAAGGGATTGATGAGAAAAGGTATGCAGAAGTAATTAAAATCGTTGAAAATGACAAAGTAATATATTTAGCTATTTGGGGGAAATTAGGGCCGCATCCATATAAACAAGTACAAGCTGGCCGTTCTAATTGCCAAAACATGGCAGATTATCAAGCACTTGCTTCTACTCCTAGTGGAAAACAAATAATTAAAGGAACAATCAAAGTAACAAATTTAAATGATTTATCTGAAGGAGAATTTAGGATTGATACACAAGTTAACTTTAATGGTGAAACTATTGATGTTCCTTTTGAAATGCTTGCTTCTTGGATGAGTTTTGAAGATGTTGCGCCTTCACATTCTTTTGAAGCACTTTATATACCAATACTTACTTGTGCAATGGAAGTTGCTTCTCAAAAATATGGTGGTGTACCTAGTTGGCTACCTTCTGCAACTTTGACATTAACTTCAAGTAAAGATTATTCTAACTTTTTAATAACGTCTTTATCGGATAATGATTTAATCCATATTTTAAGTCAAGCACCAACGATATCTACAAAATTAGCGACAAGCCACATTAAGTGGAATAACGTTAAACCAAAAGATCTGTTAGCTGATTTAGAAGTAGCATTTGACTTTTTAAAACCAAAGGAAACTCCAGTCGTTTCAGAAGAAAAAAAAGCAGAGTTTAAACAAAACGCTGAAAAAACTGTACATTCAATTACTAAAGATTCTTTAGTTTGTGCTGACCCCGTAAATATGGAACCTGTTTTAAGACCAGGAAAAACTATACAAAATAGTTCTACCTTAGCAACGAGCCTTGATGGTTTTTGTATGCCTAGGAAAATGACAGAGGAAAAATTACTCTCAGCACATCTGTATACAGTAAAAGAATTTAAAAATGTTGATGGTGAGTGGATAACTACAATTAGTGACTCACATGGAACAGAATTTGATTTAACGCTTGATCAAATAAGAAACAATATATTTGTAGTTACTACTGAAAGAGATCTAGCTCCAAATTTTAATTTCTTATTTATTTTGTTACCAACTGGAGCAATTCTAGCAATAGTTTTAGCTTCAAATAAAACAAATAAATTCTTTAATCCTTCTTACAAAAATTGGATTGATAAGCTTGCATATTTTACACTCAGTAAAAAAGGAATTTTGGATTACCAGGTTTAAGTTAATCTTTGATTTTTACTTCTACTGCTTTAGCAAGTTCTCTACCAATTGCAATTTGTTGTTGATTTTTTTGTATAACAATTGGACCTTCTGGAAGTTTACTAATTATTTGAATTTGTTCACCTTCTTCAATACCAAATCTCATAGCATCTTCATGTAATTTTTCTTGATTAATTGCTACTATCTCTAAGTTTTGCTTTTTTGGAGCACTTTCCAAGTTCATTGAAATATTGTAACTTTATTATATAAAAAGTGAATTCATATTTCGTGTAGTATAATTATCAAGTCTTCAGCTGTGGAGACTAAATTAATCTGACATCGCGGGGTAGAGCAGTCTGGTAGCTCGTTGGGCTCAATAAAAAAGTGGGCTGGTCAAGCAGTAATGCTTGATTGAATCCTGTCAAATTCGGTGAAGCCTTTTATATGGTAATACCGAGCCAAGCATGTTACAAGCATGAAGGTGTAGAGACTAGATGGCAGGTGACCAAATTAAAAAATTTGGTTAAAGGTATAGTCCAGACTACAAACATAGATTTTATAAAATAGAAAGTCTGTGTCAGTGAAAGCTGAAGTGGTAAGCATAACCCAAAGGTCGGTGGTTCAAATCCACCCTCCGCAATTCTGTTAGTAAGTACTTCAA
This genomic window contains:
- a CDS encoding 4a-hydroxytetrahydrobiopterin dehydratase, which encodes MDIKKLTEEELKLNLSKLSGWAIESGKLHKLFKFKNFNQAISFMVSVGMVCEKMNHHPEWSNVYGNVDVRLTTHKVAGVTELDFQLAEKMDNISICNYSGGSAVT
- a CDS encoding ferrous iron transport protein A — its product is MNLESAPKKQNLEIVAINQEKLHEDAMRFGIEEGEQIQIISKLPEGPIVIQKNQQQIAIGRELAKAVEVKIKD